Below is a genomic region from Balneola sp. MJW-20.
AGATACAGATCAAATATGCCGGATACATCCAGAAAGAGTATGAAATGGTTGAAGAGCTCAAAAGCCAGGAAGAAGCGCTGATCCCTGAGTCTATTGACTATAATAACATAAAAAGCCTTTCTACAGAGGGAACCCAAAAGCTGACTAAGATACGCCCGGAAACCATTGGTCAAGCCAGTAGAATCAGCGGAGTCTCTGCAAGTGACCTGGCGGTTCTTATGGTGTACCTTAAAAACTGATGTTTCACGTGAAACATCAGATCACATATCAGGACTATGAGTGGGAGAGCGCGGGTATAAAGGAACTCTATCAGAAAAAGAAGTATGCGCTTGAAGATTATATAGATCGCCTGCTTTGGTGGAACAGGAAGGTAAACCTGATCAGCCGTAGTGTTTCACGTGAAACATTACAAAAACATGTTGAGCATTCATTGTCCCTCAGCGCCATCAAAGAGGTAAAAGAAGCAAGTCTTATAGTTGATGCCGGGACGGGCGGGGGCTTGCCGGGAATCCCTCTCGCTATTGTGCTGGACTCAAAAAAACTGATCCTTAACGATGTGGTGGAGAAAAAGTTAATGGCAGTAAAGCAGATCGCCATGCAGTTAGGTCTGTCTGAAAGAGTTAAAGTTGTTGCTGAATCAGTGGAGCGCTTGCGGGAAAGTGACTTTGTTTTGGTTTCTAAGCATGCCTTTAAGGTGAATGAGTTATACGCCATGGTTAAGGATCAGGACTGGAAAGATATGATATTATTGAAGGGTAGAGATGAAGTTGAAGGGGAGCTCAAGGGAATAAAAGAGGCATTAAAGATCAGAATACTGGATCTGTATGGGGCTCGTAAAGATGGGTTTTATGAAGGGAAGGCTTTAGTGATCATAAAAAGAGGGGAGAATGAAAAGCGCTGAAAGAAGAATTAAACTCATGTTATTATTACAACAACCGGGTGGTGATAAGCTTACGGCGGGGCAGCTTGCTGAGAGGTTTAATGTAAGCAGAAGAACCATTTTCAGAGACCTGAAATCCCTTCAGGAAATAAATGTACCGGTTACCTGGGATAAATATTCCGGTTATGGGATGATGAAGGGTTATAAGATACCGCCCCTGATGTTTACCCCTAAAGAGCTTGGTACAATTATGGTGGGACTTAATTTTGTGAAATCACAGGTGGATGCAGACTTAGCAGAGGATGCTCAAAATGTAGAACTGAAAATTAAAAATGTACTTCCGGGCGAACTCAAAGACTTTATGACCTCACTTGAAGGAAGCATGGTGGTTGATCCTTATCTCCGTTTTGGCGGGAAGAAGAAAAAGGGCGGTAGCTGGTATTTGATCAGCAGCGCCATCGCCCAGAAAAAAAGGCTGCAATTTTCATACACCCGTAAAGACGGAAAAAAAGATGTGCGAAAAGTAGACCCCTACCTTCTGGTATTTTATGAAGACCACTGGAATATGATCGGCCGGTCTCACCTTCGCAATGATTTCAGGAATTTTATCCTCGAAAATGTAAAAGAGGTCCAAATTCTGGATGAAAAGTTCCAGCCTTCCCGTGAAATCGATATGGAGGGCCTTGTCTTTCGTTCTAACGAGATATCTCATTTGATAAGGGTAGGCATCAAAAAAAGTGAGATAGAGCGACTGGAGGCAAATTTACCGGCTAAAATAATTAGGAAAGAAGATAAAAATTCCGAAATAATTAATGTAACCTTCAAATTCAATAATCTCGACTATATCAACGAATGGTTGCTTCAGTTCGGAAATAAAATTGAGATCGAGGAGCCTGCCGAGCTTATTGAAAAAAGAAAAACGTTGCTCCGTGAAATGCTGAAATAAAAAAGGCCTCACTTTTCAGCAAGGCCTTTGATCAATTTTGATTGAATTACGACTCAGGTTCTATTCTTCATCGTCATCTTCTTCGTCTTCATTCACAACCCGGGTGACGGCAGCAATAGCTCCCTCAGAATCAAGTCTCATGATCCTCACACCCTGTGTATTTCGGCCCATGGTTCGGATTCC
It encodes:
- a CDS encoding 16S rRNA (guanine(527)-N(7))-methyltransferase RsmG, with the translated sequence MKHQITYQDYEWESAGIKELYQKKKYALEDYIDRLLWWNRKVNLISRSVSRETLQKHVEHSLSLSAIKEVKEASLIVDAGTGGGLPGIPLAIVLDSKKLILNDVVEKKLMAVKQIAMQLGLSERVKVVAESVERLRESDFVLVSKHAFKVNELYAMVKDQDWKDMILLKGRDEVEGELKGIKEALKIRILDLYGARKDGFYEGKALVIIKRGENEKR
- a CDS encoding helix-turn-helix transcriptional regulator, which encodes MKSAERRIKLMLLLQQPGGDKLTAGQLAERFNVSRRTIFRDLKSLQEINVPVTWDKYSGYGMMKGYKIPPLMFTPKELGTIMVGLNFVKSQVDADLAEDAQNVELKIKNVLPGELKDFMTSLEGSMVVDPYLRFGGKKKKGGSWYLISSAIAQKKRLQFSYTRKDGKKDVRKVDPYLLVFYEDHWNMIGRSHLRNDFRNFILENVKEVQILDEKFQPSREIDMEGLVFRSNEISHLIRVGIKKSEIERLEANLPAKIIRKEDKNSEIINVTFKFNNLDYINEWLLQFGNKIEIEEPAELIEKRKTLLREMLK